Sequence from the Topomyia yanbarensis strain Yona2022 unplaced genomic scaffold, ASM3024719v1 HiC_scaffold_8, whole genome shotgun sequence genome:
TTAATGAAATGACGGTCAGTTTGCCTTCCTCTCAATAATAATTCCAatgagtgagagattcagaagagaaccgtctgactgttgtcaattcattgGAATGAGAACCGTAGCTCAATAAGCAACGCTTACTGTTTTAACTGCTAACcgtttcattctcttttgtcTAGTAGGTTTGCCATCAGTACCGTGATGGAGCTCAGCACTGATCATGTGTGAAAGGGCACACCCGAAATTGAAAAACAATAAGATTTGGATTTCATTCTATCAACTTGTACACTACGAAAAACAACAGAAACGTACTTCAAGAATAACATGGTAATGATTTAGCGCTATATAAGGAAAAGACGGTGCAAGGCGAAATTATCTTATAGCCATTTAGATTTCAAGATGTCAAATAGTTCAGGTAATTTAAAACAAACAATATCATTCAACGCTTGAAGCCCCGGAGTACGTCGGTAAGCCGGACGAAACATTTACACTTACCGACACTGACCGCCAGCATGGAAGGGGCAGGAGAGGACGAGCTTGGCTCATTGTTGGTCGTTGACGTTGCCGTCTCTCGTTCAACTGCCTTACGTTTCGGCGAAGGACTTCGCGGGCTCTCGTGCTGCGATTCTCTAGTTATAGATGCTGCTTTCGGAGAGGAAGCCGCCGTTGGCGGTGGGCTAGCCGACCGCACAGTCGGTTCGGTTTTGATCGGTCGTTTGAGCGGCGGCGATTGCACCATACATGCGTCGCATTGCTCTGGACCGGGTTCCAAGGTGATCAGATGTCTGCATGCTCTGCACGCCGTACATAACGTCTCGAGGAATTCCGCCAATGCACTATTTCCCTTCTGTCGGATATAAGCTGGTATTTTAACGGTAAAATTCTTTCCAGCAGCTGTCACAATGTGTACGTCGCCTTCTAGGCCAAACAGCAACGGAGAAAGCTGCGAGTGATCCTTGGATGCAGCCAGTACTTCCTGGAGGCACAGTTTTGCCAATGTTTGATGATTCGGAGCGGTCACCATCGAAGGAAGCTTCGAGCTATTGATAAATGGACCACCCTTGCATCTGCTGTGGAAATGCGCTGTAACGGGAGTGGTTGGCATCATCGAATCCGGTTCGGATATCATCGCAAATGACGAACGGGCTCCTTTGGAGCGAGCGTTACTTCCATCCATTTTGTTCTTCTGACCGGGCGGTTGCATCGGATGGCAACTTTTTGCGCACCAACCGACGGGAAATATATCTCGGGAATCGTAACGACACCAGTAATCGAAAGCACCTCGCCAACCGTCGAATGTTACGTGAATCTGATCTTCTTTGACCGCATCTACCGTTGCACAGCAAATCAGTTGCGGGTTCTTTTTGTCGACGGCTTCCAGCTTCTGGCCAACCTGTAAaattatacatttttgttttggtaaaatattaaataaaagagcAGATTACAAATGAAAGCTAACCTGATACAAATTGCACTTGGGCGTTGGTGGTTCTGGCATGAAAATATGAGATGGAGCCATCGGGGCTCCATTCAAAGTTTTCAGCAGAAACGTTGGCCAACTGCTGGCGTTCATACGGAAACCGAGCGGTGGCTGCAGCATCTCCCCTGTCTGCTCACAATGACCAATTGGATGAATTTCATTCGAGTCAACTAGCCGCCAGAAATCATTTTTGTTGTCACTGCCATCCAGTCGAAGCCGAAGCCGCGAACCAAGCACCCCCACAACACTTGCGATGCAGGTTGAGGTCACGTTACGCGGATCAAGAGCCTCCAGTTTCATTCCgattttgaattcatttttcGGAGGCGTAACGGCCTGTTTGAAGCATTCAGCGGGTGCGGGAACACTGCCGGACTCGCGAAGATATTCGGTCCAGTCGAACACGTGGAAACTTTCGTACTGGAATGGGCCGGTCGAGGTTGTGGTTGTTACCTGAAGGGAAAAATGCGTTGTTCTGATTAGTATTTGGAAAAATTGATTCACCGTGCTGGCCATTTAAATTACTGAATACAATAGTAATTCATACCGAATAGGTTGTCTTGTTTGCTTACACccccattttacaaaaaaaaaccccgTCTGAAAAGATGAACTAATTGCGAAAAGTTTGCTTGGCCGAACGCTACCTTTTGATTAAAAACTCAAGATTTACAGATGCTTAAGCGTAGGGCAACCCGGGCTATTAAGACCGTGGGGGTAAATCGGACCCCCtagatttctcagaaaatcgaacGATTTTCTGACTGTCGTCTAAAtttgtggaaccgctattctaaaacattaattttggcaCCTGAATcaaattgtttcaattttttgtcatccttaaaacaaaaatcattataatggtaaaaccgtgattaaagcaacaaataaaagtgaaaaaataacatgcaagtgttttggaaagcttgagggtcctattttatggaatgacaTTTTCAAGGCGCTCACTACTTTTGTACGAAATGAGCggacggggctattcggaccccctattccgtcaaccaccgttcagcggcttgcaaCTACGCACACGATTGTACATGCCACAGCAACGAAAATACTTGATGCGCCAATTaacagctgtgactaaccagtttaagtttttgtaacgcaattttttttgtttcttaaggagtttctccaataaatatttcataggtaaacaattcaattgaaaaaaaaaatgataatgaATGGCGGCCTAAATTGTCCCGTAGGGTGGTCCGatttacccctacattgtaaaaggatagaAAAACGTAGAGTGgcgcaaatcgtcgcctagcacTGCCATTGGAAACTTTTGaccgataaattctttcacatctatccacctaaaagggcgatttgcttaggtaggtacGAATAGCTCGGGTTcccctatatttttcaataatgaaattgcaaataaaaataaagtaatcaaaaatatcaaatatcaactCACGTATCAAAAGAcgtaaacaaaaagaaaaattgcgattgtaattcgtttatttgtcgTAATATCCTATGTATGCTTAGTTTAATGACTCTAGTTTCATTAGAAAGCTGAGCAAAGTTTTCTTAATCCTTTCTGGCCCTTTATGCACAGGGTTAGGTCGATGGACAAGCTATGGATCAACTGACGCTAGACGGAGAGCGAAAGGTTATTCGAGAGCTGAAAATTGCTAGGACGTTGGAAAGGACGGAATCTCGATCGAACTTCGAAAAGTGGGGAGTAATCGGCGACTAATGTGGACATGTATATTGTTAGATCGCTGAGGGCTACAGACATAATGCGgttttagggtcattcgcctcttctgaggtgtttgaaaaaatctctaaccctatgtgcggggttgcgaattgaacccaggtgagttgtgtacaaggcaatcgatttaccaactacgctatacccgTCCCCCATAGCACGTATCTCACaactaccacgaaagtagatGCTGACACACTTTAAATAGAAAAAGTATATTTAATTCgtttagggccgatttcttcacctccCCTttgcgcttaagccaggtttaaacgtactgctGAACCTGGTTCAAAAggtaagcgagggtgaagaaatcggcccttagagccgatttcttcaccctcgcttttcgcttaaaccaggtttaaacgtactggtaaaCCGGGTTTAAAagtaagcgagggtgaagaaatcggcccttaatcaGCACGAGTTTATGCTATTTTTACGCGACCATATTTAGAAATGCTGTGTGAATGGATttggaaaggggggggggggggggggagaagaTAGCAGAGTGAGAGTataggatgcgtcagaaatccttcatcttatttcggtatacggggttggtgaagaattgttttgatgATGGTCCAATAGGGGAGGAAGGGGTGATGAAAGCTGGAGGTGGATGGCAAAGGGGGACGGGGGGGAGGTGGCGACACAATActaaactgcatattttgccttccactTGAGACCTGGTTTGATagaatcggttcagtcatcaccgaagaaccgacgtgactttaaatttagaatatgtccggaattcgggacttccggaatcgtcgatagtggacaatatattcaaagaatattGGATTGGCGATCAGTGATATAGATCTGCGATTAGGAGTAGTTTGGTGACGACTTCAAttgtttttagcctctgaggtattacgattgtaacgttATATGGGAAAATCCAGTGCAGCCTTACTAACcaatctgtaactccggaaccaagagtcagaaccggaTAAAATTCATCAGTAGTCAATGCAATTACtgtatttttaatttgaaaacaAGTTAGTAAAAAtctccctcggcatgatactgtgccttgatgtggtccgggggctttttcatcaaagcagtattacagtgattatatcacagaaacttgggacacgaatattttctttttagttcagctacattgtgatcaattttagcaCTTAACTTGGccacctttattatccactgccatggtcaaataatatacaatgtgggtttagggcccaattttctctgcaggcacccttttttattgctatattttaaattagatccatgctaacactcactaacataaATTGCTAactctctcatatacactcacaatctctcattccaaacgtacaaacgtggccttcgcgataacacacaCCTGATCACGAATGCGAACCCCCGCGATCTCGCCAGCATTCAAATTTAATGAACGTGTGCACCTAAAAATTTcctaacgcggtctcaagcatcaacccaccgctcgcaCAATCattaatcggtcacgtccggaagtctctacccttgATCCTAGCAACTCAAAcgcatgccttcagttggaacaatagaaataaaaactagagaAGACATCTACGCGCTCTCATTGAAGaacacgcgaacatgcgaatgccCATACGCTtataatgtgtccacgcgaagttacacactATCACTCGCGACAAAAACGACAACATATTAACGCTCGAGTCTTTCGCGATTATCCACGTACaaccacacccacgatctcgtaaaagGGATAAcaccggtgactaagtgaacgttttattacttataaattcacaaacgcggtaTCAAGAGTGAACCTCCATTTGGAGGCccatgttcgcgcgatcatgaatcggtttcgtccggaagCCCCTGTTCTCGGCCCTAGCagccaatgccttcaggtgaaCTAATCAAAAAGATGATACTtatatccactaaactacacgttccatggcgacataaaaatcgaatttggaACGTGTTACgaatacacgcgacaaacaaatatacaaatgcttgagcttttcgcgatcatccacgcaacctacacccgtgctctcgcagacatgataacatcccggtgagcgtctcagcacttataaacattcaaacgcgatctcaagcgtgaatatacagtcccccgcactcgcgcgagcatgaatcggttacgtccggaagtctctatcctcgattctAGCAGTCTagatccatgccttcaattgaatcaattaaaaagaaaactctcatatccactggacaacaacgttcaatggcgacatgaccaggaACCCTAGTGATATGgtgtaactcactccctgtcagaatgtgatccgtacaccgaaaactaaatatcagaatgacggtccgcgtggccgtccaagaacacacgcgaatatgttaCACAAGGATACAAAATCGAATTCGCATACACATGGGCACACGCGataaacacgtcaacatacgaacgcttaagctcttcgcaatcatctacgcacacctacgttcgcgatcgcgcaaactttaaAACACTCCGGTAACAATGTTAACGTTCTAGTGCTTACGAAGTTaaaaacgcgaacccgcaaacgcgcgcgatagtgaatcgttcacgtccggaaatgtttaccctccattctagcaactaaggtccatacattcaattataccaatcaaaaaataaagctcacatccactagacaacacgttccatggcgacctgactgggaactctagtgatatggaagaacccactttgttttagaatctgaaccgtacacgaaaaattaagtatcagattcgcgATCCGCGCGcggtcattctagaacacacgcgaatatgcgaaaggcaaacgGTTTTAGAAtttcgaacacgttaacgtacaaatgctcaagtccttcgcgatgatacacacgaTCGCGAAATCcgtacgcccgcacatacctgaaccgtatcacattcagaatcacggcctgctacaattggcctaaagcagtgttttagtgggcgacattgcctgtctcgtctgcaaattttagtatgtgattctgacggggagcccttccgagaacctagttctatagctccagtaggacaactctcgaaaaaaaagaaaacaagttAGTAAAAATCTATCAGGAATTTGCCTGGAAATAGGAGATATttgtttaggaacttggcgagttccctggatgcatcaagaaccgccattgggggtcaatgtggtcaaagctactttgattgatcactAAATccgcaaattcaagtaatgttgcatTCATTTTAATGTttaacatcatttggacatcatagtggtaccagtttatttggcaatttgctgtgtgaccgcactcttcaacccgtaactccggaaccggaagtcggatcaaataaaaattcaatagcaacttatgggagcgttatacctttcagatgcaACTTAGTTTgcgtaaatcggttcagccatctctcagaaaattgagtgagtttaaatgacacacacatacatacacaaggggcagcagggacagtaAGGACAGTAGTCTTGGGGCTTAACGAACCCCGCCCCCAGTCCTAGTGCGAGCTGGGGAGCTTTGCTAGAATATGGTTGCGTTTGGATTGGGCTCTGTTAAACCTCTAAAAAaaccataactccgaaagcagctccgaagAAGCGAGCCTGTATTGTTTCTGCTAAGATcttaagattccaataatctaagatcttaacaataaaagcactctagcccaaccggagtgccaaccggcacatcaggatcgacgccagtaacattctgattatggcatactggcCTTGGCGAACGACAACGGACAAGACACGGATCACGAATTGGACAGCggctttgggctgacaggcgtgctgttctactccctgagtaaggaagcatgataccgacttgaaatggcgagtagGCTAACAGCACAGCTGCCTCCGTCTCGACAACACCGTGGCAGGTTTCCGGGTACGTTGAAAACCCGTCACCATTTAGTTGATGGCACTAGGATCGGTTGAAGCATCCCCGATTTTACGctgatccggctctgaacactactctccgtgaaggatagtgtcaatcCTTACATGACCTCCCTGCTTCATATATAATCATTGTCGTGATCCGTCGTAcgacgagtggagatagcggttCGGAGACGGGAtccaataaaatggaaaaaacaagAAACTAACATATACGGAGTAATCACGGCGAATTCGTTCGCCGTAGGTGGGTtagtgaggtcaccaccaccagcgGCAGCTAAACTCATTCAGCAAGAACAAGAGGAGGAGAAGCGGCAGCGGCAGCAACAACCAGAACAGAGCGGGATTAATTACACCCAGCAGAAgccaaaagtagtggcagcgaagCACTTGACGTAGGAGCGCCACAAGTTTGTGGATGCGAGAAACAACGCCCAAAACGATATTAAGGAGATGGTAATCAGAATCCGAACGGCGCTACTATCTGCCGTAAATGAGTATGATATGGCAATGCAGAGGGCTGATGTA
This genomic interval carries:
- the LOC131696148 gene encoding polycomb protein Scm-like; its protein translation is MSTSGSSSPGSNSNNITSSSGINSLEINSERRVNNSTPGSGRTPRKLAANSAAGSNGTTSSSSSCVWCGESKSPLKYVLPTQNGKKEFCSETCILEFRKAYSKGACIQCDNVIRANAPKPNYCSTFCMKKHQKKSLAGGTSAAQPTDGIIPSTTSGSSVGSKINGNNNNNNNNNSNNNNNGRRSNGNNSPGREPTASRISPVTTTTSTGPFQYESFHVFDWTEYLRESGSVPAPAECFKQAVTPPKNEFKIGMKLEALDPRNVTSTCIASVVGVLGSRLRLRLDGSDNKNDFWRLVDSNEIHPIGHCEQTGEMLQPPLGFRMNASSWPTFLLKTLNGAPMAPSHIFMPEPPTPKCNLYQVGQKLEAVDKKNPQLICCATVDAVKEDQIHVTFDGWRGAFDYWCRYDSRDIFPVGWCAKSCHPMQPPGQKNKMDGSNARSKGARSSFAMISEPDSMMPTTPVTAHFHSRCKGGPFINSSKLPSMVTAPNHQTLAKLCLQEVLAASKDHSQLSPLLFGLEGDVHIVTAAGKNFTVKIPAYIRQKGNSALAEFLETLCTACRACRHLITLEPGPEQCDACMVQSPPLKRPIKTEPTVRSASPPPTAASSPKAASITRESQHESPRSPSPKRKAVERETATSTTNNEPSSSSPAPSMLAVSVAAVHPTPSSTVVVPPPNPSTPNTPSTTVKTEMQSPVAAAVTAAAAAIASSTATMSASAASPAQATGPVVHSTPTANVAPAPVANTIIPAIPVQTSSPLAVPVQSCPSSSAVATLPVQVVVAAPAVAPMDVIQVPVAATPPIARPQMPRGQPSDWTIEDVIQFIAVQDPALAVHAELFRDHEIDGKALLLLNSDMLMKYMGLKLGPTVKICNLVKRVQGRRHNL